One window of the Thalassoroseus pseudoceratinae genome contains the following:
- a CDS encoding MotA/TolQ/ExbB proton channel family protein: MSADTELCPLSWSRQDPERRLMMPAAHYTRVSSFTTGFLATILTVAVLGGLLLFKDLWISQTIWQRGPVPFAIVFFTCWSLMIIFLKWLKLCLQRRALDFQIVPPTPDFILSPESVSVVQNNILDTAEDPQRFILFNRINIALANLRNLGRVGDVDEILRSQADNDEGSMETSYATLRGFVWAIPVLGFIGTVQGLAEAIGGFGAVLSQSDDLSHVKDALKGVTGGLSVAFETTLQGLVAALIVQLLMTSLKKSEEEFLDRCRAFCTRNVTGKLRLMPFEEPHAE, from the coding sequence ATGTCGGCTGATACTGAACTTTGCCCACTGTCATGGTCGCGTCAAGACCCGGAAAGACGGCTGATGATGCCAGCGGCGCATTACACACGGGTTTCCAGCTTCACGACTGGATTCTTGGCGACTATCCTCACTGTGGCAGTACTTGGCGGGCTGCTGCTCTTCAAGGACCTTTGGATCTCTCAAACAATTTGGCAACGTGGGCCTGTTCCGTTTGCTATCGTATTTTTCACATGCTGGTCTTTGATGATCATCTTTCTGAAGTGGCTCAAACTGTGTCTACAACGACGAGCTCTGGATTTTCAAATTGTTCCACCCACACCAGACTTTATACTAAGTCCGGAAAGCGTCTCGGTTGTCCAGAATAATATTTTAGATACGGCTGAAGACCCGCAAAGGTTTATCCTGTTTAACCGAATCAACATCGCACTTGCGAACCTGCGAAACCTCGGCCGCGTTGGAGACGTCGATGAAATCCTGCGGTCACAGGCGGACAATGATGAAGGGAGTATGGAAACGAGCTACGCCACTTTAAGAGGCTTTGTCTGGGCAATCCCTGTTTTAGGATTCATTGGAACTGTTCAAGGTCTGGCCGAGGCTATCGGTGGCTTTGGAGCTGTTCTATCACAAAGCGATGATTTGAGTCATGTCAAGGACGCTCTGAAAGGGGTCACTGGCGGTTTGAGCGTTGCCTTCGAAACGACGCTGCAAGGGCTCGTTGCGGCATTAATTGTCCAATTACTGATGACGAGCTTAAAGAAGTCCGAAGAAGAATTCCTCGACCGCTGCCGAGCTTTCTGCACCCGGAACGTCACCGGGAAACTTCGCCTAATGCCTTTTGAAGAACCTCACGCGGAATGA